A region from the Catellatospora sp. TT07R-123 genome encodes:
- a CDS encoding peptidoglycan-binding protein, which translates to MPTRRALAAAALAGALAAASGAVPVHAALPTVDMEAVVKAAQIDPRRADTAITPGSRDSVLLVERALRDLGLLAAAYVDGHFGTKTIDAYAAYQRSLGYTGLDATGLPGPTSLRLLGDQRYTVIRSISPGARSTFRGVPVNARTKAMVLEAERLLGFTLSFDQGSYSPGNDPTSAGTHDGGGALDVSVTGMTAAVRTTVARRLRQVGFAAWVRTPSQGDWPYHIHAIALADTDLSAPARNQAGDYYLGFNGLANHAPDDGPVVDPKVTWEEYQRA; encoded by the coding sequence ATGCCCACGAGGAGAGCCCTGGCCGCGGCCGCACTGGCCGGTGCGCTGGCGGCGGCGAGCGGGGCGGTGCCGGTGCACGCCGCGCTGCCGACCGTCGACATGGAGGCGGTCGTCAAGGCGGCGCAGATCGACCCCCGGCGGGCCGACACCGCGATCACCCCGGGCAGCCGCGACAGCGTGCTGCTGGTGGAGCGGGCGCTGCGAGACCTCGGCCTGCTCGCCGCGGCCTACGTCGACGGGCACTTCGGCACCAAGACGATCGACGCCTACGCCGCCTACCAGCGGTCGCTGGGATACACCGGGCTCGACGCGACCGGCCTGCCGGGGCCGACCTCGCTGCGGCTGCTCGGCGACCAGCGGTACACGGTGATCCGGTCCATCTCGCCCGGGGCGCGCTCGACCTTCCGGGGCGTGCCCGTCAACGCCCGCACCAAGGCCATGGTGCTGGAGGCCGAGCGGCTGCTCGGGTTCACGCTGAGCTTCGACCAGGGGTCGTACAGTCCGGGCAACGATCCGACGTCGGCGGGCACCCACGACGGCGGGGGCGCGCTGGACGTCTCGGTCACCGGGATGACCGCCGCGGTGCGGACCACCGTGGCCAGGAGGCTGCGGCAGGTCGGCTTCGCCGCCTGGGTGCGGACCCCGTCTCAGGGCGACTGGCCGTACCACATCCACGCGATCGCACTGGCCGACACCGACCTGTCGGCTCCGGCCCGCAACCAGGCCGGGGACTACTACCTGGGCTTCAACGGGCTCGCCAACCACGCGCCCGACGACGGCCCGGTGGTCGACCCGAAGGTGACCTGGGAGGAGTACCAGCGGGCGTGA